In Brevibacillus brevis, a genomic segment contains:
- a CDS encoding winged helix-turn-helix transcriptional regulator has product MLEDLRNPARNQGILATLQAIGGKWKPLILFILLHEGTKRFGELRRMLPNITQGMLANQLRELEQDGLIVRRAYQVIPPKVEYELSEHGKTLSPVLGDMCTWGFRHREFLEENNQVDAPSNTPSG; this is encoded by the coding sequence ATGCTCGAAGACCTTCGAAATCCCGCACGGAACCAGGGGATTCTTGCCACTCTTCAGGCGATCGGCGGAAAGTGGAAGCCGCTCATTTTGTTCATCCTGCTGCACGAAGGCACCAAGCGTTTCGGCGAGCTTAGGCGGATGCTGCCGAACATTACCCAGGGCATGCTTGCCAATCAATTGCGGGAGCTGGAGCAGGACGGCCTCATCGTACGCCGGGCGTACCAAGTGATCCCGCCCAAAGTCGAGTACGAACTGTCTGAGCACGGCAAGACGCTCAGCCCTGTCCTTGGCGATATGTGCACGTGGGGATTTCGCCACAGGGAATTTCTGGAGGAAAACAATCAGGTTGACGCGCCATCGAATACGCCATCCGGCTAA
- a CDS encoding NAD(P)H-dependent oxidoreductase produces MKILVLIAHPRFKESKANRALAQELEKYEDIDILDLYEEYPDWQIDVQQEQRRLLAYDRVVFQFPFYWYSCPPLLKLWFDEVLTFGWAFGPGGVHLQGKEFLIATTAGGTVNAYRSGGDNRYTVSELLRPIEQTITKCNGTYLPAYVLYDANRGTDEIFAAEAEKYVDHIRSALPVLAH; encoded by the coding sequence ATGAAGATCCTGGTTCTCATTGCGCATCCCCGCTTCAAGGAGTCGAAGGCCAATCGTGCATTGGCGCAGGAGCTGGAGAAATACGAAGACATCGATATCCTTGACCTGTACGAGGAGTATCCCGATTGGCAAATCGACGTGCAACAGGAGCAGCGCCGGCTCCTTGCGTACGATCGAGTGGTGTTTCAGTTTCCATTTTACTGGTACAGCTGCCCGCCTCTCCTGAAACTGTGGTTCGACGAGGTGCTGACCTTCGGCTGGGCGTTCGGTCCGGGAGGCGTCCATTTGCAGGGGAAGGAATTTCTCATCGCCACGACGGCGGGCGGCACTGTGAATGCGTACCGTTCCGGCGGAGACAACCGCTACACGGTGAGCGAATTGCTGAGGCCGATTGAACAGACGATCACGAAATGCAACGGGACCTACCTGCCGGCCTATGTCCTCTATGACGCCAATCGCGGGACAGACGAAATCTTCGCCGCAGAAGCGGAAAAGTATGTGGACCACATCCGTT